In one window of bacterium DNA:
- a CDS encoding nucleoside hydrolase, with translation MKKSIILVLLFLLIFASCAKKKSEIESKKSEKIRIILDSDANNELDDQHAIAYLLFNGHVFDVEGITVNKTYNGGSIEKHFEEAKRVVRLCSLDAYVNVYKGATGQYSDIIKHINKPEFDGSAAVNFIIERAHAKDQRKLVLLGIGKLTNIALALYKDPSIVDKVRVVWLGSNYPDPGEYNLVNDTTAINPLLESNVDFEMVMVRYGKPSGTDAVVAYLKDFQQRMPGKGPHISAPVIGRHGGKFTCFGDYSVNLFENFPEHPSSRPLFDMAAVAVVKNPAWADRVVISAPKFVNGKWVNRPNNSRKIIIWENFDKKNIMEDFYRTMEHFVLAKPGYIN, from the coding sequence ATGAAAAAATCAATTATTCTGGTACTTCTCTTTTTATTGATATTTGCATCTTGTGCTAAAAAAAAATCTGAAATTGAAAGCAAAAAGAGTGAAAAGATCAGGATTATCCTGGATTCAGATGCAAATAATGAGTTAGACGATCAACATGCTATTGCTTATTTGTTATTTAATGGCCATGTGTTCGATGTGGAAGGAATTACCGTAAACAAAACGTACAATGGCGGCAGTATTGAAAAGCATTTTGAGGAGGCAAAAAGAGTTGTAAGGTTATGTTCTTTAGATGCATATGTAAATGTGTATAAAGGCGCTACTGGTCAATACAGCGACATAATAAAACATATCAATAAACCGGAATTTGATGGTTCGGCTGCTGTAAATTTCATTATTGAAAGAGCCCATGCCAAAGATCAGCGTAAGTTAGTATTATTGGGAATCGGGAAATTAACCAATATTGCTCTTGCATTGTATAAAGACCCTTCAATAGTTGATAAGGTGCGGGTGGTCTGGCTTGGTTCTAATTATCCTGACCCTGGTGAATATAATCTTGTGAATGATACTACAGCAATCAACCCTCTTTTGGAAAGTAATGTTGATTTTGAAATGGTAATGGTCAGATATGGGAAGCCATCCGGGACAGATGCTGTTGTAGCATATCTCAAGGATTTTCAGCAGAGAATGCCGGGAAAAGGACCACACATTTCTGCTCCTGTTATAGGCAGACATGGAGGTAAGTTTACATGTTTTGGTGATTATTCGGTCAATTTGTTTGAGAATTTTCCAGAACACCCCAGTTCCAGGCCGTTGTTTGACATGGCAGCAGTTGCTGTTGTCAAAAATCCTGCATGGGCAGATCGTGTTGTTATCAGTGCTCCAAAATTTGTCAATGGGAAATGGGTTAATCGACCCAATAATTCCCGAAAGATAATCATTTGGGAAAATTTTGATAAAAAAAATATAATGGAAGACTTTTATCGTACCATGGAGCATTTTGTGTTGGCTAAACCTGGATATATAAATTAA
- a CDS encoding PKD domain-containing protein, producing the protein MKQDEIKNVVNSITGIFVFIIIFLLTNFLAAQSIRNDTEKIWIEAESGKIDSPFKIFYNQNASGGQFIEVAPGNNSEQKAPANGICSYEFVVKNSDVYKVFGRVIAPMNDEDAFWVKMDDGPWIRWKGIEVGCHWHWDTVHNHDSNDQEVIFNLTKGKHRFAVTYLLDGTQLDKLCITNDREFVPVKKGPCVDAQFDFIPEKPVVSRPIKLDGTKSLSDFGKIVKYHWIFGDNGSSADGVNAEHLYKNVGEYEVSLRVTDKKGNTGLCKKRITVYSDKPVAKFVYYPERPKPDLNVTFNASASLDADGKIVKYHWDFGDGTTGSGVQINHSYRLEGEYKSRLTIVDDDGNISTHERTLIVVIPHPKKIIYETDMCLDVDDVGGLAILHALANKGEVELLAVCFNEIQPDGAAAIDVINTWYGRGDLPVGIYKGKFPKPDYSAYLTALTRFPHDLDQTNARCALDIYRKVLSTQADHSVTIISVGFLNNLNDLLKAEFDLVKQKVKELVIMAGVHHDGFNLIRHNLTKVSQNVLDKWPTPIVISQAGSSIKTGAILKNTPVGNPVREAYFRFFNGSFCDRSSWDEMAVLYGVRSLSNYFSEVTEGYGILNDGYRWKMQKGFRIYLENKLSDSEYKKIIEQLMIEPPKGE; encoded by the coding sequence ATGAAACAGGATGAGATAAAAAATGTCGTAAATTCAATCACTGGGATTTTTGTTTTTATTATAATTTTCTTATTGACTAATTTTTTAGCAGCACAATCGATCAGGAATGATACTGAAAAAATTTGGATTGAGGCAGAAAGTGGAAAGATAGATTCACCCTTTAAAATATTTTATAATCAAAATGCTTCAGGTGGCCAGTTTATAGAAGTGGCACCTGGTAATAATAGTGAACAAAAAGCACCTGCCAATGGGATATGCTCTTATGAGTTTGTTGTAAAAAATTCTGACGTTTACAAAGTTTTTGGGCGGGTCATTGCTCCAATGAATGATGAAGATGCTTTCTGGGTTAAAATGGACGATGGTCCATGGATCAGATGGAAAGGCATTGAAGTTGGATGTCATTGGCATTGGGATACGGTACACAATCATGACAGTAATGATCAGGAAGTGATTTTCAACCTTACTAAAGGTAAACATCGATTCGCAGTTACATATCTTTTAGATGGTACCCAATTAGACAAATTATGCATAACAAATGATCGTGAGTTTGTACCTGTTAAAAAAGGGCCTTGTGTTGATGCACAATTTGATTTCATTCCTGAAAAACCAGTTGTTTCACGTCCGATTAAACTGGATGGTACCAAATCTTTAAGTGATTTCGGCAAAATTGTCAAATATCATTGGATATTCGGGGATAATGGAAGTTCAGCAGACGGTGTTAATGCGGAGCATTTGTACAAAAATGTAGGCGAATATGAAGTAAGTCTAAGAGTAACTGACAAAAAAGGAAACACCGGTCTTTGTAAAAAGAGAATTACTGTTTACTCGGATAAGCCTGTAGCAAAATTCGTCTATTATCCAGAAAGACCAAAACCAGATCTCAATGTTACTTTTAATGCATCTGCTTCTTTGGATGCTGATGGCAAAATTGTCAAATATCATTGGGATTTCGGGGATGGGACTACTGGCAGCGGTGTCCAGATAAATCATAGTTATAGATTAGAAGGAGAATATAAATCAAGATTAACGATTGTAGATGATGATGGGAATATAAGTACACATGAAAGAACTTTAATTGTAGTTATTCCCCATCCTAAAAAAATCATTTACGAGACAGATATGTGTCTGGACGTTGATGATGTAGGCGGTCTTGCTATTTTGCATGCACTGGCCAATAAAGGTGAAGTCGAACTTTTAGCCGTTTGCTTTAATGAGATTCAACCTGATGGCGCAGCTGCTATTGATGTCATTAATACTTGGTACGGGCGGGGAGACTTGCCGGTAGGTATCTACAAGGGCAAGTTTCCTAAACCTGATTATTCGGCCTATCTGACCGCTCTTACCCGATTTCCACATGACCTTGATCAAACCAACGCACGGTGTGCACTGGATATTTATCGAAAGGTTCTTTCTACGCAAGCAGATCATTCTGTCACAATTATCAGTGTAGGATTTTTAAATAATCTGAATGATCTGTTAAAAGCTGAATTTGATTTGGTAAAGCAGAAAGTAAAAGAATTGGTGATTATGGCTGGTGTTCACCATGATGGATTTAATTTGATCCGTCATAATTTAACTAAAGTTTCACAAAATGTTTTGGATAAATGGCCAACACCCATCGTTATCAGTCAGGCAGGTTCATCAATTAAAACGGGCGCTATTCTAAAGAATACACCTGTGGGGAATCCTGTGCGAGAAGCTTATTTTCGATTTTTTAATGGTAGTTTTTGCGATCGATCAAGTTGGGATGAAATGGCTGTCCTTTACGGAGTTCGTAGCCTATCAAATTATTTCTCTGAAGTTACAGAAGGGTATGGTATATTAAATGATGGTTATCGCTGGAAGATGCAAAAGGGATTCAGGATCTATTTGGAAAACAAACTTTCAGATTCGGAATATAAAAAAATTATTGAGCAATTAATGATTGAACCACCTAAAGGGGAGTAA
- a CDS encoding ester cyclase: protein MLKISYLVKRVVLPFVLILCISCSNFTQDSSVDYQKVVNTFNEAWNTGNYDLLDKVVHPDYLKQEGNEQIVGIEALKNYVKNFRETMHDAKITYVEEIYGAEKAAIRFTLEGTPIKTGKKFKAEGIVIFKFKDGKIIGDKSVFDQLTSLKQQGYTISPPEE, encoded by the coding sequence ATGTTAAAAATATCATATTTAGTCAAACGAGTGGTTTTGCCTTTTGTTCTTATTCTTTGCATCAGTTGTTCAAATTTTACACAAGATTCAAGTGTTGATTACCAAAAAGTTGTTAACACTTTTAATGAAGCCTGGAATACGGGGAATTATGATCTTTTAGATAAAGTCGTACATCCGGATTATTTAAAGCAAGAGGGCAATGAACAGATTGTGGGGATCGAAGCGCTAAAAAACTATGTAAAAAATTTCAGAGAAACCATGCATGATGCAAAGATAACTTATGTCGAAGAAATTTACGGAGCTGAAAAAGCTGCAATAAGGTTTACTCTTGAAGGCACTCCAATTAAGACAGGGAAGAAATTCAAGGCAGAGGGTATTGTCATTTTTAAATTTAAGGATGGAAAAATTATTGGAGATAAGAGCGTATTTGATCAACTGACGTCGTTAAAACAGCAGGGGTATACGATTAGTCCTCCAGAAGAGTGA